The Deinococcus sedimenti genome window below encodes:
- a CDS encoding GNAT family N-acetyltransferase: MSTEAPTAALTLRPATEFTLLTLSTLMAGAFEGYVVTIPDDPAGFAARVRAEQIDLNASLIVCVDGEPVGLGLIARRGEDARLAGMGVRRGWRGQGVARTLLDRLLDDARARGEARMHLEVIEGNDPAIALYETAGFERRGRLAGYERPAGGTQPAQTNPLIEVPLKAAARTLAQHADDDLPWQLHPATLTALTPPNRALTLGDATAWVLEQPGVLVLRAMLVPPAARRQGQGRALLEALTRAFPDHRMIVPAIVQERQVDGFLTACDFRQTTLSQLEMTCPLK; this comes from the coding sequence ATGTCCACCGAAGCGCCCACCGCTGCCCTGACCCTGCGCCCCGCCACGGAGTTCACCCTGCTGACCCTGTCCACCCTGATGGCCGGGGCGTTCGAGGGCTACGTCGTGACCATCCCCGACGACCCCGCCGGATTCGCCGCGCGGGTGCGGGCCGAGCAGATCGACCTGAACGCCTCCTTGATTGTCTGCGTGGACGGCGAGCCGGTCGGGCTGGGCCTGATCGCCCGGCGCGGCGAGGACGCCCGGCTGGCCGGAATGGGCGTCCGCAGGGGCTGGCGCGGGCAGGGCGTGGCCCGCACGCTGCTGGACCGCCTGCTGGATGACGCCCGCGCACGCGGCGAGGCCCGCATGCACCTGGAGGTCATCGAGGGCAACGACCCCGCCATTGCCCTGTACGAGACCGCCGGGTTCGAGCGTCGGGGTCGACTGGCCGGGTACGAACGACCGGCGGGTGGGACGCAGCCCGCGCAAACCAACCCTCTGATCGAGGTGCCGCTGAAGGCAGCCGCGCGGACCCTGGCGCAGCACGCCGACGACGACCTGCCCTGGCAGCTGCACCCCGCCACCCTGACCGCCCTGACCCCACCCAACCGCGCCCTGACGCTGGGTGACGCGACCGCCTGGGTCCTCGAACAGCCCGGGGTGCTGGTGCTGCGCGCGATGCTCGTCCCGCCCGCCGCGCGCCGTCAGGGCCAGGGGCGCGCCCTGCTGGAGGCCCTGACCCGGGCGTTCCCGGATCACCGGATGATCGTCCCCGCCATCGTGCAGGAGCGTCAGGTCGACGGCTTCCTGACCGCCTGCGACTTCAGGCAGACGACCCTGTCGCAGCTGGAGATGACCTGCCCGCTGAAGTGA
- a CDS encoding M23 family metallopeptidase — protein sequence MSVRRVLLLSVPLSGVALAHYAAPLPLSAVAPAKAQFGLPFAGPPGPDTWMLGQGYGNTTGAYRQRRSTYGNLQGIHAGLDFSAPCGTPVRAIGDGVVAEVDGPHGSPPHNVVVDHAGNLSSLYGHLRVRSSVRVGQRVTRGQVIGQSGDSQGTCVSAPHLHLELRDRSHQRFLNPLPYIAADWNSLALAGSFGRGYEYDLTQPRRWQTPDSQPAALRGGPLLNEYRKPWPPAAGGAR from the coding sequence ATGTCCGTCCGCCGAGTCCTGCTGCTGAGCGTGCCGCTGTCCGGCGTGGCGCTCGCCCATTACGCCGCGCCGCTTCCGCTGAGTGCCGTCGCGCCCGCGAAGGCGCAGTTCGGGCTGCCGTTCGCGGGGCCGCCCGGCCCGGACACCTGGATGCTCGGGCAGGGGTACGGGAACACGACCGGCGCGTACCGGCAGCGGCGCAGCACGTACGGGAACCTGCAGGGCATCCACGCGGGCCTGGATTTCAGCGCGCCGTGCGGCACGCCCGTGCGGGCCATCGGGGACGGCGTGGTGGCCGAGGTGGACGGCCCGCACGGCAGCCCGCCGCACAACGTGGTCGTGGATCACGCCGGGAACCTGTCCAGCCTGTACGGGCACCTGCGGGTCCGGTCCAGCGTGCGCGTGGGGCAGCGGGTCACGCGCGGGCAGGTGATCGGGCAGAGCGGGGACTCGCAGGGCACCTGCGTCAGCGCGCCGCACCTGCACCTGGAACTGCGCGACCGGTCGCACCAGCGCTTCCTGAACCCGCTGCCGTACATCGCGGCGGACTGGAATTCGCTGGCGCTGGCCGGGAGTTTCGGCCGCGGCTACGAGTACGACCTGACGCAGCCCCGGCGCTGGCAGACGCCGGACTCGCAGCCCGCCGCGCTGCGGGGTGGCCCGCTGCTGAACGAGTACCGCAAGCCCTGGCCTCCCGCCGCCGGGGGTGCCCGGTGA
- the uvrA gene encoding excinuclease ABC subunit UvrA, which produces MQNNLIVKGAKAHNLKDITVELPRDQFVVITGVSGSGKSTLAFDTIYAEGQRRYVESLSAYARQFLGLMEKPDVESITGLSPAISIDQKTTSHNPRSTVGTVTEIHDYLRLLYARVGTPYCPVCGRKIEKQSPSEITDRLLAGFPDKRAILLAPVVRGRKGEYRKLFADLRREGFARVRVDGTLYELEEAEKLKLEKFEKHDVDVVIDRVTLRESDRSRIAESVELGLRRGESLLRVLMPDAGKNSAGEDDGSAHEELYSEKFACPEHGSVLEELEPRSFSFNSPYGACGDCAGLGSKQEFSADQIIDDKLSIAEGAILPWSKKGTGGGIYYWDKLQALAEHLDFSVKTPWRELPRKAQDAILRGPGAPFEVVYRRAGKETMRFMTEFEGVIPNLERRYADTESDFMREKLEELMELQPCPTCGGTRYKPEILAVRVGGLNISQASGMSVLAADTFFRDLQVGELDHAAIDPFLKGHTGGSAKAHGPRHYEYVLNDFGSAVAAPILKAIRTRLKFLVDVGLDYLSLDRTANTLSGGEAQRIRLATQVGSGLTGVLYVLDEPSIGLHPKDNHRLIGTLKHLRDLGNTLIVVEHDEDTMMDADYLVDMGPGAGVHGGQVVAVGTPEQVKKDKNSLTGKYLRGELKIEVPTHRRRGNGKQLKVIGAREHNLQNVSIEIPLGTMTVVTGPSGSGKSTLIHDILHATLARELNGAKTTPGRFERIEGMEHLDKVIEIDQSPIGRTPRSNPATYTGVFTEIRDLFTRTPEARRRGYQAGRFSFNVKGGRCEHCKGDGVMKIEMNFLPDIYVPCEVCKGARYNRETLEVKYNGKTIADVLDLTVEDAQSFFEAIPAIERKMTLLCDVGLGYMKIGQPSTTLSGGEAQRIKLASELSKRATGKTIYILDEPTTGLHFEDVRKLMEVLQRLVEGGNTLVIIEHSLDVMKTADHIIDLGPEGGVRGGTVVGTGTPEEMAAHPTSHTGEYLRRVPGITPAQPRTVPSDESVEAPKKPKRTPKKATTEEPELVGAAPARKGRAKKESA; this is translated from the coding sequence TTGCAGAACAATCTGATCGTGAAGGGCGCGAAGGCACACAACCTCAAGGACATCACGGTGGAACTGCCGCGCGACCAGTTCGTGGTAATCACCGGCGTGTCCGGCAGCGGCAAGAGCACCCTGGCCTTCGACACCATCTACGCCGAGGGCCAGCGCCGCTACGTCGAGAGCCTCAGCGCCTACGCGCGCCAGTTCCTGGGCCTGATGGAGAAACCCGACGTCGAGAGCATCACCGGCCTGTCCCCGGCCATCTCCATCGACCAGAAGACCACCAGCCACAACCCGCGCAGCACCGTCGGGACCGTCACCGAGATCCACGACTACCTCCGCCTGCTGTACGCCCGCGTGGGCACCCCGTACTGCCCGGTGTGCGGCCGCAAGATCGAGAAGCAGAGCCCCAGCGAGATCACCGACCGCCTGCTGGCGGGCTTCCCGGACAAACGCGCCATCCTGCTCGCGCCCGTCGTGCGTGGCCGCAAGGGCGAGTACCGCAAGCTGTTCGCAGACCTGCGCCGCGAGGGCTTCGCGCGCGTCCGCGTGGACGGCACGCTGTACGAACTGGAGGAAGCCGAGAAGCTGAAGCTGGAGAAGTTCGAGAAGCACGACGTGGATGTCGTCATCGACCGCGTGACCCTGCGCGAGAGCGACCGCAGCCGCATCGCCGAGAGCGTCGAACTGGGCCTGCGCCGCGGCGAGAGCCTGCTGCGCGTCCTGATGCCCGACGCCGGTAAGAACAGCGCGGGTGAGGACGACGGCAGTGCGCACGAGGAACTGTACTCCGAGAAGTTCGCGTGCCCCGAGCACGGCAGCGTGCTGGAGGAACTCGAACCCCGCTCGTTCTCGTTCAACTCGCCGTACGGCGCGTGCGGGGACTGCGCGGGGCTGGGCAGCAAGCAGGAGTTCAGCGCGGACCAGATCATCGACGACAAGCTCTCCATCGCCGAGGGCGCCATCCTCCCCTGGAGCAAGAAGGGCACGGGCGGCGGCATCTACTACTGGGACAAGTTGCAGGCCCTGGCCGAGCACCTGGACTTCAGCGTGAAGACCCCCTGGCGCGAGCTGCCCAGGAAGGCGCAGGACGCGATCCTGCGTGGCCCCGGCGCGCCGTTCGAGGTCGTGTACCGGCGCGCGGGCAAGGAAACCATGCGCTTCATGACCGAGTTCGAGGGGGTCATCCCGAACCTGGAACGCCGCTACGCCGACACGGAAAGCGACTTCATGCGCGAGAAGCTGGAGGAACTGATGGAACTCCAGCCTTGCCCCACCTGTGGTGGCACCCGCTACAAACCCGAGATCCTCGCGGTGCGGGTGGGCGGCCTGAACATCAGTCAGGCGAGCGGCATGAGCGTCCTAGCGGCCGACACCTTCTTCCGCGACCTGCAGGTCGGCGAACTCGACCACGCGGCGATTGACCCGTTCCTGAAGGGACACACGGGCGGCAGCGCGAAGGCGCACGGCCCCCGCCACTACGAGTACGTCCTGAACGACTTCGGATCGGCGGTCGCCGCGCCCATCCTGAAGGCGATCCGCACCCGCCTGAAATTCCTCGTGGACGTCGGCCTGGACTACCTGAGCCTCGACCGCACCGCGAACACCCTGAGCGGCGGGGAGGCGCAGCGCATCCGGCTGGCCACGCAGGTCGGCAGCGGCCTGACCGGGGTGCTGTACGTCCTCGACGAACCCAGCATCGGGCTGCACCCCAAGGACAACCACCGACTGATCGGCACGCTGAAGCACCTGCGGGACCTGGGCAACACCCTGATCGTCGTCGAGCACGACGAGGACACCATGATGGACGCCGACTACCTCGTGGACATGGGCCCCGGCGCGGGCGTGCACGGCGGGCAGGTTGTCGCCGTCGGCACCCCGGAACAGGTGAAGAAGGACAAGAACAGCCTGACGGGCAAGTACCTGCGCGGCGAACTGAAGATCGAGGTGCCCACCCATCGCCGCCGGGGCAACGGCAAACAGTTGAAGGTGATCGGGGCGCGCGAACACAACCTCCAGAACGTGTCCATCGAGATCCCTTTGGGCACCATGACCGTCGTCACCGGCCCGTCCGGCAGCGGCAAGAGCACCCTGATCCACGACATCCTGCACGCCACCCTGGCCCGCGAACTGAACGGCGCGAAGACCACCCCCGGCCGTTTTGAGCGGATCGAGGGCATGGAGCACCTGGATAAGGTCATCGAGATCGACCAGAGCCCCATCGGGCGCACGCCGCGCAGCAACCCCGCCACGTACACCGGCGTGTTCACCGAGATCCGCGACCTGTTCACCCGCACGCCCGAGGCCCGCAGGCGCGGCTATCAGGCCGGGCGCTTCTCCTTCAACGTGAAGGGCGGCCGCTGCGAGCACTGCAAGGGCGACGGCGTCATGAAGATCGAGATGAACTTCCTGCCCGACATCTACGTCCCCTGCGAGGTCTGCAAGGGCGCGCGCTACAACCGCGAGACGCTGGAAGTCAAATACAACGGCAAGACCATCGCCGACGTGCTCGACCTGACCGTCGAGGACGCCCAGAGCTTCTTCGAGGCGATTCCCGCCATTGAACGCAAGATGACCCTGCTGTGCGACGTCGGCCTGGGCTACATGAAGATCGGGCAGCCCAGCACCACCCTGTCGGGCGGCGAGGCGCAGCGCATCAAACTCGCCAGCGAACTGAGCAAACGCGCCACCGGCAAGACCATCTACATCCTCGACGAACCCACCACGGGATTGCACTTCGAGGACGTCCGCAAACTCATGGAGGTGCTGCAACGCCTCGTGGAGGGCGGGAACACCCTCGTGATCATCGAGCACAGCCTGGACGTCATGAAGACCGCCGATCACATCATCGACCTGGGTCCCGAGGGCGGCGTGCGCGGCGGCACGGTGGTCGGCACCGGCACCCCCGAGGAGATGGCCGCCCACCCCACCAGCCACACCGGCGAGTACCTGCGCCGCGTCCCCGGCATCACGCCCGCCCAGCCCCGCACTGTCCCGTCAGACGAATCTGTGGAGGCGCCGAAGAAGCCCAAGCGCACCCCGAAGAAGGCCACCACTGAGGAGCCGGAACTGGTCGGCGCGGCCCCTGCCCGCAAGGGGCGTGCTAAGAAAGAAAGCGCATGA
- a CDS encoding DsbA family protein, whose protein sequence is MTANSNPNRMFLVIGTLIAAVLIGLAVFAVQGKPAAGTAEFDLQGVPFAGQDSAPVNVVVVEDFKCPVCKSFEETVAPELKTKYVDTGKVKMYSLLWPFLAEARSLPTDDSKLAAQASLCVADQGGNDPFNAFKAILFRAQGDENTVWATKTRLKELAGNLEDLDQSKYAECLDSDATAARVDAMEAQAVKARVTGTPTVFVNGQKVNATVADISAAIDAAN, encoded by the coding sequence ATGACCGCCAACAGCAACCCCAACCGCATGTTCCTGGTGATCGGCACCCTGATCGCCGCCGTTCTCATCGGCCTAGCCGTGTTCGCCGTGCAGGGCAAACCCGCCGCCGGAACCGCCGAATTCGACCTGCAGGGCGTCCCCTTCGCCGGGCAGGACAGCGCACCCGTGAATGTCGTCGTGGTCGAGGACTTCAAGTGCCCCGTCTGCAAGAGCTTCGAGGAGACGGTCGCGCCCGAACTGAAAACCAAGTACGTCGACACCGGCAAGGTCAAGATGTACTCCCTGCTGTGGCCCTTCCTGGCCGAGGCCCGCAGCCTGCCGACCGATGACAGCAAACTCGCCGCGCAGGCGTCCCTGTGCGTGGCGGACCAGGGCGGAAACGACCCCTTCAACGCCTTCAAGGCCATCCTGTTCCGCGCGCAGGGAGACGAGAACACCGTGTGGGCCACCAAGACCCGCCTGAAGGAACTGGCCGGCAACCTGGAGGATCTCGATCAGAGCAAATACGCTGAGTGCCTCGACTCGGACGCCACCGCCGCCCGCGTGGACGCCATGGAAGCGCAGGCCGTCAAGGCCCGCGTGACCGGCACGCCCACCGTGTTCGTGAACGGTCAGAAAGTCAACGCCACCGTGGCGGACATCAGCGCCGCCATCGACGCCGCGAACTGA
- a CDS encoding disulfide bond formation protein B → MTRDNRLYAAWVVSLIATLGSLYFSEIRHFNPCILCWFQRICMYPLAVILGVAALTGDLRVRRYALPLAGIGVLIALYQNLETWGVVPAPAACTADPSASCGTPWPVWGLNSPLNTVLTIPVLSMIAFTLIIALLGWRRTRAS, encoded by the coding sequence GTGACGCGCGACAACCGCCTCTACGCCGCGTGGGTCGTGTCCCTGATCGCCACGCTGGGCAGCCTGTACTTCAGCGAGATCCGGCACTTCAACCCCTGCATCCTATGCTGGTTCCAGCGCATCTGCATGTACCCGCTGGCCGTCATCCTGGGCGTCGCCGCCCTGACCGGCGACCTGCGCGTCCGCCGTTACGCCCTGCCCCTGGCCGGAATCGGCGTGCTGATCGCGCTGTACCAGAACCTCGAAACGTGGGGCGTCGTCCCGGCGCCCGCCGCGTGCACCGCCGACCCCAGCGCCTCCTGCGGCACCCCCTGGCCCGTCTGGGGCCTGAACTCCCCGCTGAACACCGTCCTCACCATCCCGGTCCTGAGCATGATCGCCTTCACGCTCATCATCGCTCTGCTGGGCTGGCGCCGCACCCGCGCCAGCTGA
- a CDS encoding SDR family NAD(P)-dependent oxidoreductase, producing MTDVSGGVVVTGAARGIGRATAELFAERGWRVLSADLSLPPNLRGQRRVKADVSTAAGRERIVRAAREMGGVQVLVNNAAFQGAHGGVLDVSERGWARTLNVNLTAPLLLTRALVDLLPRGSAVVNVASVQGLFAEQGNAAYNASKGGLVNLTRAMALDLAPHGLRANAVAPGAISTEAVLQSIAESDDPEQTRRDYEDLHALRRLGTPREVAQVVYFLAGEESAFMTGAIIPVDGGMTASFMMAGRPV from the coding sequence ATGACGGACGTCTCGGGTGGGGTGGTGGTGACGGGCGCGGCGCGCGGGATCGGACGGGCGACCGCGGAACTGTTCGCGGAACGGGGATGGCGGGTCCTGAGCGCGGACCTGAGCCTGCCCCCCAACCTGCGGGGACAGCGGCGCGTGAAGGCGGACGTGAGTACCGCCGCCGGGCGCGAGCGGATCGTGCGGGCCGCGCGCGAGATGGGGGGCGTGCAGGTCCTCGTGAACAACGCGGCGTTCCAGGGCGCGCACGGGGGCGTGCTGGACGTCAGCGAGCGGGGCTGGGCACGGACCCTGAACGTGAACCTCACCGCCCCGCTGCTGCTCACGCGGGCCCTCGTGGACCTGCTGCCGCGCGGATCGGCCGTGGTGAACGTGGCCAGCGTGCAGGGCCTGTTCGCCGAGCAGGGCAACGCGGCGTACAACGCCAGCAAGGGCGGCCTCGTGAACCTGACCCGCGCGATGGCGCTGGATCTCGCGCCGCACGGCCTGCGGGCGAATGCCGTGGCGCCCGGCGCGATCAGTACCGAGGCGGTGCTGCAGAGCATCGCGGAGAGTGACGACCCGGAGCAGACCCGCCGGGACTACGAGGATCTGCACGCGCTGCGCCGCCTCGGTACGCCGCGCGAGGTGGCGCAGGTCGTGTATTTCCTGGCAGGTGAGGAATCGGCGTTCATGACTGGCGCGATCATCCCGGTGGACGGTGGGATGACCGCGTCGTTCATGATGGCGGGCCGCCCCGTATAA
- a CDS encoding electron transfer flavoprotein subunit alpha/FixB family protein has product MILIVAEHTAGKLAKATLEMVTAARESGREGPITLLVLGQNVAAVATESAAVADQVLVADLPGLATYNAEVWAAATTQIAQEGEAHTVIIGGSRSGREYAPRVAVKLDAAYLEDATKLSSNGAALQAQRYTYLARVTETVEADGLVVVTVKPGSFAPAAPAAAAGEQYDVELSLPAPRVEVTGKSVEKSSRVALTEADVIVTGGRGVGSPENFSRYVEALADNLGAGVGATRAVVDAGWRPYAEQVGQTGKTVQPKAYIALGVSGAVQHLSGMGKSKNIIAINKDAEAPIFKVADYGIVGDINEIVPALIEASRK; this is encoded by the coding sequence ATGATTCTGATCGTCGCTGAACACACCGCCGGGAAACTGGCGAAAGCCACCCTGGAAATGGTCACCGCCGCCCGCGAATCGGGCCGCGAAGGTCCCATCACCCTGCTCGTGCTGGGCCAGAACGTCGCCGCTGTGGCCACCGAGTCCGCCGCCGTCGCCGATCAGGTGCTCGTCGCCGACCTGCCCGGGCTCGCCACCTACAACGCCGAGGTCTGGGCCGCCGCCACCACGCAGATCGCGCAGGAAGGCGAGGCGCACACCGTGATCATCGGCGGGAGCCGCTCCGGCCGCGAGTACGCCCCCCGCGTGGCCGTGAAGCTCGACGCCGCGTACCTCGAGGACGCCACCAAACTCAGCAGCAACGGCGCGGCCCTCCAGGCGCAGCGCTACACCTACCTCGCCCGCGTGACCGAGACGGTCGAGGCCGACGGGCTGGTCGTCGTGACCGTGAAACCCGGCTCGTTCGCGCCCGCCGCCCCAGCCGCCGCGGCTGGTGAGCAGTACGACGTCGAACTCTCCCTGCCCGCCCCCCGCGTCGAGGTGACCGGCAAGAGCGTCGAGAAGAGCAGCCGTGTCGCCCTGACCGAAGCCGACGTGATCGTCACCGGCGGCCGCGGCGTCGGCAGCCCCGAGAACTTCAGCCGGTACGTCGAGGCCCTCGCGGACAACCTCGGCGCGGGCGTCGGCGCCACGCGCGCCGTCGTGGACGCCGGGTGGCGCCCCTACGCCGAACAGGTCGGGCAGACCGGCAAGACCGTACAGCCCAAGGCCTATATCGCCCTGGGCGTCAGCGGCGCCGTGCAGCACCTGAGCGGCATGGGCAAGAGCAAGAACATCATCGCCATCAACAAGGACGCCGAAGCGCCCATCTTCAAGGTCGCGGACTACGGCATCGTGGGCGACATCAACGAGATCGTCCCCGCACTGATCGAAGCCAGCCGCAAGTAA
- a CDS encoding electron transfer flavoprotein subunit beta/FixA family protein — protein MNILTLVRQVPDAEARVKINAQQVDLDGATLVIDGMDEYGVEEALRLRESGANVEQIIALAIGPKRNEDALRTALAMGVDRAIHVETDEKFDAVTLSRVVAQVAQAENAGLILVGGQEADWDSQALGAASAERLGWPQLTWTNELKLDGETLTGRHDVDDGNESFRATLPAVVTTQQGLNEPRYPTLPNIMKAKKKELRKDDPATYGLTSKVRTVGAEIQTRARLNRMIDGKDAQAAAQQLLDLLRNEAKVIA, from the coding sequence ATGAACATCCTGACCCTAGTCCGCCAAGTGCCCGACGCCGAAGCGCGCGTCAAGATCAACGCCCAGCAGGTCGACCTCGACGGCGCCACCCTCGTCATCGACGGCATGGACGAGTACGGCGTCGAAGAAGCCCTGCGCCTGCGCGAGAGCGGCGCCAATGTCGAGCAGATCATCGCGCTCGCCATCGGCCCCAAACGCAACGAGGACGCCCTGCGCACCGCCCTGGCCATGGGCGTCGACCGCGCCATCCACGTCGAGACCGACGAGAAGTTCGACGCCGTGACCCTCAGCCGCGTCGTCGCGCAGGTCGCGCAGGCCGAGAACGCGGGCCTGATCCTCGTGGGCGGCCAGGAAGCCGACTGGGACTCCCAGGCCCTCGGCGCCGCCAGCGCCGAACGCCTCGGCTGGCCCCAGCTCACCTGGACGAACGAACTGAAACTCGACGGTGAGACCCTCACCGGCCGCCACGACGTGGACGACGGCAACGAGAGCTTCCGCGCGACCCTCCCGGCCGTGGTCACCACCCAGCAGGGCCTCAACGAACCCCGCTACCCCACCCTGCCGAACATCATGAAGGCCAAGAAGAAGGAACTCCGCAAGGACGACCCCGCCACCTACGGCCTGACCAGCAAGGTCCGCACCGTGGGCGCCGAGATCCAGACCCGCGCCCGCCTGAACAGGATGATCGACGGCAAGGACGCCCAGGCCGCCGCCCAGCAGCTTCTCGACCTGCTTCGCAACGAAGCCAAGGTGATCGCATGA
- a CDS encoding carboxymuconolactone decarboxylase family protein — MNESMKARTVIFGTQEDRIQRRLDALDPDLGRYIRDFAYDTVYDRPALDLKTKELIACALLVSLGSPPELRTHIRGALNAGAAEAEVRDALMLCVPYLGFPRAVAGFEVLRQHLEPREKPAPGQGTGLQDSEDQ, encoded by the coding sequence ATGAACGAGTCCATGAAGGCCCGCACTGTGATCTTCGGCACGCAGGAGGACCGCATCCAGCGGCGGCTCGACGCTCTGGACCCCGATCTGGGCCGCTACATCAGGGATTTCGCGTACGACACGGTGTACGACCGCCCTGCCCTTGACCTGAAGACGAAGGAGCTGATTGCCTGCGCGCTGCTGGTGTCGCTGGGCAGCCCGCCGGAACTGCGCACCCACATCCGGGGGGCCCTGAACGCCGGAGCCGCAGAGGCCGAGGTCCGGGACGCCCTGATGCTGTGCGTGCCCTACCTGGGGTTCCCGCGGGCCGTGGCGGGGTTCGAGGTGCTGCGGCAGCATCTGGAACCCAGAGAGAAACCGGCCCCTGGGCAAGGGACCGGTCTTCAGGACTCAGAGGATCAGTAG